One Methylobacterium sp. AMS5 genomic region harbors:
- a CDS encoding glycosyltransferase, whose translation MTDFLFVHDHFPGPFGFLAEALMDRGHRCAAIAGEAAPGLAGLPILRWRPGRKVTPGLFPLAHPTESAFINATAALRCALELRKHGFDPGVIVGHPGRGESLLLNQVFPRARRLAYAPYYRADGDALGFDSEWTRPPNLEDRVRDRAGNAALAMAYAEAERLVCPTEFQRSLLPAGLRAQASVIHEGIDTDEVRYDPHAVVQLPNGRKLTKARPVITFIARQLEPLRGFPTFMRALPALLEAVPQAEILVVGSDGRRDAAAKGAQPQTWKERLLAELDGRLDRDRLHFLPRLTHEEMVAALSVATAHVAYTYPFSLSRVFLKAMACECLVIASDTAPVREVVRDGVNGIVRDFFDADALAEALIDACRAPERWRPLREAARRTVIERYDRRRHCLPTWLALLSYLADAPARA comes from the coding sequence ATGACGGATTTTCTGTTCGTTCACGACCACTTCCCAGGGCCGTTCGGCTTTCTTGCCGAGGCGCTGATGGATCGAGGACATCGCTGCGCGGCGATCGCCGGAGAGGCGGCACCGGGCTTGGCCGGCTTGCCGATCCTGCGGTGGCGTCCGGGGCGGAAGGTGACGCCGGGCCTGTTCCCGCTGGCCCATCCGACCGAATCGGCGTTCATCAACGCCACCGCCGCCCTGCGATGCGCCCTCGAATTGCGCAAGCACGGCTTCGATCCGGGCGTCATCGTCGGGCATCCGGGGCGCGGGGAATCGCTGCTGCTCAACCAAGTGTTCCCCCGCGCGCGTCGGCTCGCCTATGCGCCGTATTACCGGGCGGACGGGGATGCGCTCGGCTTCGATTCCGAGTGGACGCGCCCCCCAAACCTCGAAGACCGCGTACGCGACCGCGCCGGGAACGCGGCGCTGGCCATGGCCTATGCCGAGGCCGAACGGCTGGTCTGCCCGACGGAGTTCCAGCGCAGCCTGCTGCCGGCGGGTTTGCGGGCGCAGGCCAGCGTGATTCACGAAGGCATCGATACGGACGAGGTCCGTTACGACCCCCATGCCGTCGTGCAACTGCCGAACGGGCGCAAGCTGACCAAGGCCCGGCCGGTCATCACCTTCATCGCCCGGCAATTGGAGCCGCTGCGCGGTTTCCCGACCTTCATGCGCGCTCTGCCGGCGCTGCTCGAAGCCGTGCCCCAGGCCGAGATTCTGGTGGTCGGGAGCGACGGGCGCCGTGATGCCGCGGCAAAGGGGGCCCAACCCCAGACGTGGAAGGAGCGCCTGCTGGCCGAGCTGGACGGCCGGCTCGATCGCGATCGCCTCCACTTTCTCCCCCGCCTCACGCATGAGGAAATGGTGGCCGCCCTCTCCGTGGCTACGGCGCATGTCGCCTACACCTATCCCTTCTCGCTCTCGCGGGTCTTCCTGAAGGCGATGGCATGCGAATGCCTCGTGATCGCCTCGGACACCGCGCCGGTGCGGGAGGTGGTGCGGGACGGGGTGAACGGGATCGTCCGCGATTTCTTCGATGCCGACGCGCTGGCGGAGGCGCTCATCGATGCCTGCCGCGCGCCCGAACGGTGGCGGCCCCTGCGGGAGGCGGCCCGGCGAACGGTGATCGAGCGCTACGACCGGCGGCGTCACTGCTTGCCGACCTGGCTCGCGCTCCTGAGCTACCTTGCCGACGCGCCGGCCCGTGCCTGA
- the egtD gene encoding L-histidine N(alpha)-methyltransferase, producing the protein MSAAEAAASERAEFLRDALAGLSGAVKTLPGKYLWDESGSDLFDRICAHPDYYPTKREMALLPRVAAEVAALVGPGVSVVEFGSGASRKIRTLLDALEAPAAYLALDISGAYLEAAIARLAPDYPDVPMLPVCADYSKPIRLPPGAAVPPVLGFFPGTSIGNFTPEQAEGFLARARDTLGPSHFLVGADPTHDPARLRRAYGAAGGLMAALHLNLIERMNRELGSDFDRGNFRHEARLADDPFRVEAHLVATRTGAYRLGDRTIRFAPGESIRTDTSHKYAPDTFRTLASAQGWEPVRLWVDEDSGFSLHLFQAP; encoded by the coding sequence ATGAGCGCGGCGGAGGCAGCGGCCAGCGAGCGCGCCGAGTTCCTTCGGGACGCCCTCGCCGGCCTCTCGGGCGCGGTGAAGACCCTGCCCGGAAAATACCTCTGGGACGAGAGCGGTTCGGATCTGTTCGACCGAATCTGCGCGCATCCGGACTACTACCCGACGAAGCGGGAAATGGCGCTTCTGCCGCGGGTCGCGGCAGAGGTGGCAGCGCTGGTCGGCCCGGGCGTCAGCGTCGTGGAGTTCGGCAGCGGCGCGAGCCGGAAGATCCGCACCCTGCTCGACGCCCTGGAGGCGCCGGCCGCCTACCTCGCCCTCGACATTTCCGGGGCCTATCTCGAAGCGGCGATCGCGCGCCTCGCCCCGGATTATCCGGACGTGCCGATGCTTCCGGTCTGCGCCGATTACTCCAAGCCGATCCGCCTGCCGCCGGGAGCCGCTGTGCCGCCGGTCCTCGGCTTCTTTCCCGGCACCAGCATCGGCAACTTCACGCCGGAACAGGCGGAGGGCTTCCTGGCGCGGGCGCGGGATACGCTGGGGCCGAGCCACTTCCTGGTCGGGGCCGATCCGACGCACGATCCGGCCCGCCTGCGCCGCGCCTATGGGGCGGCGGGCGGCCTGATGGCCGCGCTGCACCTCAACCTGATCGAGCGGATGAACCGGGAACTCGGTAGCGATTTCGACCGGGGGAATTTCCGTCACGAGGCACGGCTTGCCGACGACCCGTTCCGGGTGGAAGCCCATCTGGTGGCAACCCGGACCGGCGCCTACCGGCTCGGCGACCGGACGATCCGCTTCGCGCCCGGCGAGAGCATCCGCACCGACACCTCCCATAAATACGCGCCGGACACGTTTCGGACCCTGGCCTCGGCGCAGGGCTGGGAGCCGGTCCGCCTCTGGGTCGACGAGGATAGCGGCTTCAGCCTTCACCTGTTCCAGGCGCCATAG
- a CDS encoding class I SAM-dependent methyltransferase — protein sequence MTVADAATHPSASQEPDIGSEDALLALARAVRDTGYRFTTVTPATHARVNARPENALARSLRDVLGWSRPFRDGLIPAELTGLMERAGVLDRWEGPDGSLMKAGIRLSSLDDTLFLHAAYPPLAADAVFFGPDTMRFAEAVLAHLEERARAGHPAPRRAADIGCGSGAAGILVAKRLPEAKVILVDINPAALRAARINARLAGVRNVRPVHGDMLSDAEGSFDLIVSNPPFMVDPGGRAYRHGGGPLGAGLSLRVVEAATERLAPGGSLVLFTGSAIVEGHDGFREEASAICARAGLDVSYREFDPDAYGEELDDPGYAAAERIALVVLTATRPTGPR from the coding sequence ATGACGGTGGCCGATGCTGCAACGCATCCCTCGGCCTCCCAGGAACCGGACATAGGCAGCGAGGACGCGCTCCTCGCTCTCGCTCGTGCTGTGCGGGACACCGGCTACCGGTTCACCACCGTCACGCCCGCCACCCATGCCCGGGTGAACGCCCGGCCCGAGAACGCCCTGGCGCGATCACTACGGGATGTGCTGGGCTGGAGCCGCCCGTTTCGCGACGGGCTGATCCCGGCGGAACTGACCGGCCTGATGGAGCGGGCGGGCGTGCTGGACCGCTGGGAAGGGCCGGACGGTTCTCTCATGAAGGCGGGGATTCGGCTGTCGAGCCTCGACGATACGTTGTTTCTGCACGCGGCCTACCCGCCGCTCGCGGCCGATGCCGTGTTCTTCGGCCCCGACACCATGCGCTTCGCCGAGGCCGTCCTCGCTCATCTCGAAGAGCGGGCCAGGGCCGGACACCCGGCGCCGCGGCGGGCGGCCGATATCGGCTGCGGCTCGGGCGCGGCGGGCATCCTCGTCGCCAAGCGGTTGCCGGAGGCTAAGGTCATTCTCGTCGACATCAACCCGGCCGCCCTTCGCGCCGCGCGCATCAATGCCCGGCTCGCGGGCGTTCGCAACGTGCGCCCCGTTCACGGCGACATGCTGAGCGACGCCGAGGGATCGTTCGATCTCATCGTCTCGAACCCGCCCTTCATGGTGGATCCCGGTGGTCGGGCCTACCGGCATGGCGGTGGGCCGCTCGGGGCCGGGCTGTCGCTGCGCGTGGTCGAGGCGGCGACCGAGCGATTGGCGCCGGGTGGCAGCCTTGTTCTGTTCACCGGCTCGGCCATCGTCGAAGGCCATGACGGCTTCCGAGAGGAGGCGAGCGCGATCTGCGCACGGGCCGGTCTCGACGTCTCGTACCGCGAGTTCGATCCGGACGCGTACGGCGAGGAACTCGACGATCCGGGCTACGCGGCCGCCGAGCGCATCGCGCTCGTCGTTCTCACGGCTACCCGCCCGACCGGTCCGCGATGA
- the gntA gene encoding guanitoxin biosynthesis heme-dependent pre-guanitoxin N-hydroxylase GntA — MLLPTDDTGHPLAERFRHFIRQQPFPCVGAKSALSRGQLKVLVARDVASESDDARIYPALLAFICRYRARRDQFQSFAVVFEGPHHLSEEAFEAALWRRMQSLSDRDSELGHAQDPRVSANPDDTHFSMSLGGEGFFIVGLHPGASRKARRFEHPVLVFNLHDQFERLRAEGRYDRLRDSIVERDVAWAGSANPMLAQHGERSAARQFSGRAVPDDWVCPYHRQEGAVSWDAQQVAADLRSGAFLAGQMEG, encoded by the coding sequence ATGCTGCTGCCTACCGACGACACCGGCCATCCGCTCGCTGAGCGGTTCCGGCATTTCATTCGCCAACAGCCCTTCCCTTGCGTCGGCGCCAAATCCGCTCTGTCCCGCGGCCAGCTCAAGGTTCTGGTCGCCCGAGACGTCGCCTCCGAGAGCGACGACGCACGGATCTACCCGGCACTCCTGGCCTTCATCTGCCGCTATCGCGCCCGGCGCGACCAGTTCCAGAGCTTCGCCGTCGTGTTCGAAGGCCCACACCACCTCTCGGAGGAGGCGTTCGAGGCCGCACTCTGGCGGCGGATGCAGTCGCTGTCCGACCGCGACAGCGAGTTGGGTCATGCCCAGGATCCGCGCGTGTCGGCCAACCCGGACGACACGCATTTCTCGATGAGCCTCGGCGGCGAAGGCTTCTTCATCGTCGGGCTGCATCCCGGCGCGAGCCGCAAGGCGCGCCGCTTCGAGCACCCGGTGCTGGTGTTCAATCTGCACGACCAGTTCGAGCGCCTGCGGGCCGAGGGGCGCTACGACCGGCTGCGCGATTCGATCGTCGAGCGGGACGTGGCCTGGGCCGGGTCCGCCAACCCGATGCTTGCGCAGCATGGCGAGCGCTCTGCCGCGCGGCAATTCAGTGGGCGGGCCGTGCCGGACGATTGGGTCTGCCCCTACCACCGCCAGGAGGGGGCGGTGTCATGGGATGCGCAGCAGGTCGCGGCGGATCTGCGTTCCGGTGCCTTTCTCGCCGGACAGATGGAGGGTTGA
- a CDS encoding urea carboxylase-associated family protein yields the protein MSRPVRHEIPPRSGAAFTLDRGQRLTVIDPRGEQVADLVAFRRDDLDEVISSGRTIDYASRIFLTTGDPIYSNRSNVLLRIVEDTVGRHDFLLTPCSADTFRIIYGDEHPHRGCFGNLAAALAPYGIEPDRIPVAFNVFMHVTVDGQSGEIAVRPPLSRAGDRVSFVAETDLVVGLTACSALQSNNFSFKPIHYEIES from the coding sequence ATGAGCCGACCGGTGCGCCATGAGATCCCGCCGCGCTCGGGGGCGGCCTTCACGCTGGATCGCGGCCAGCGCCTCACCGTGATCGACCCTCGGGGCGAGCAGGTAGCCGACCTCGTGGCCTTCCGCAGAGACGACCTCGATGAGGTGATCTCCTCGGGCCGCACCATCGACTACGCCTCGCGTATTTTCCTGACGACGGGCGACCCGATCTACTCCAACCGCTCCAACGTGCTCCTGCGCATCGTCGAGGACACGGTGGGCCGGCACGACTTCCTGCTCACGCCCTGCTCGGCCGACACCTTCCGCATCATCTACGGCGACGAACACCCCCACCGGGGTTGCTTCGGTAATCTCGCCGCAGCGCTGGCACCCTACGGGATCGAGCCGGACCGCATCCCGGTCGCCTTCAACGTGTTCATGCACGTCACCGTCGATGGGCAGAGCGGCGAGATCGCGGTGCGCCCGCCGCTCAGCCGGGCCGGCGACCGGGTGAGTTTCGTGGCCGAGACCGACCTCGTCGTCGGCCTGACAGCCTGCTCGGCCCTGCAGTCGAACAACTTCTCTTTCAAGCCGATCCATTACGAGATCGAATCTTGA
- a CDS encoding oligopeptide transporter, OPT family: MDARSDERCPAHGDVGGNHPRHAAELTLRGLLLGAVITVVFMTANLYMGLKTGVTFSTSIPAAMLSMGVLRLFGGSGILENNIVQTQGSAAGTLCNVILVLPGLVLIGHWHGFPFWQTTAVCLVGGLIGLVYSIPLRRALVMGAGLPYPEGTAAAEVLHAGEAGDRDGLRILLGAAGAGGLIGFATTGLRLLADGLHTTLAAGPALFRLATGFSPALVGVGYLVGLGACLALLAGVALAWGAAVPLLTAFGDGAGSAEATARAVWSEKVRLIGAGIIAVGAVWTVASLGRSILGSIRSAFAAAQGGGKALRQLPRQERDLPITWVAGTSLLLALPLAWLFFHFSAEAELGGLRFALVAVATVFTVGFGFLMAAACGYLAGLLGSSSSPISGIGILTTLLAALLLPLLLGRSAGPEGERFVVAAVLLLSAIVVTTASIANDNLQDLKTGQLVDATPWRQQVALAAGVAVGALVIAPLLDLLYNAYGFVGALPREGMDEAAALPAPQAALMTQIAGGIVRNELPWSMVGTGAGLGAILVAAEARLRRSGRSFPALTVGIGMYLPLEVVVTIAFGGLVARLAERRLREAGAAARAGGRRRGVLLASGFLVGESVVGVLLAAADTLSGRGGSLAFAADALGGAEPWLGPIVFLLVLTAFYRIASRTDEAGRRGDT, encoded by the coding sequence GTGGACGCACGATCCGACGAACGCTGCCCCGCACATGGCGATGTCGGCGGGAATCACCCTCGCCATGCCGCCGAGCTTACCCTGCGAGGACTGCTGCTCGGGGCGGTGATCACCGTCGTGTTCATGACCGCCAACCTCTATATGGGGCTGAAGACGGGCGTGACCTTCTCGACCTCGATTCCCGCGGCGATGCTGTCGATGGGAGTGCTGCGGCTGTTCGGCGGGTCCGGCATCCTCGAGAACAACATCGTTCAGACCCAAGGGTCGGCAGCCGGCACGCTCTGCAACGTCATCCTCGTCTTGCCGGGTCTCGTGCTGATCGGCCACTGGCACGGTTTCCCGTTCTGGCAGACGACGGCCGTCTGCCTCGTCGGTGGTCTGATCGGCCTCGTCTACTCGATCCCCCTGCGCCGCGCCCTGGTGATGGGCGCCGGGCTTCCGTATCCCGAGGGTACCGCCGCCGCCGAAGTGCTGCATGCGGGTGAGGCCGGCGACCGGGATGGTCTGCGCATCCTGCTGGGTGCGGCGGGAGCGGGCGGGCTGATTGGGTTCGCCACCACCGGCTTGCGCCTTCTCGCCGACGGCCTCCACACCACCCTTGCCGCGGGGCCGGCCCTGTTCCGGCTCGCCACGGGCTTCTCCCCCGCCCTGGTTGGGGTGGGTTATCTCGTCGGGCTCGGCGCCTGCCTCGCCCTTCTGGCGGGCGTCGCCCTGGCCTGGGGCGCCGCGGTGCCGCTGCTCACGGCCTTCGGTGACGGAGCCGGCTCGGCGGAGGCAACAGCGAGGGCGGTCTGGTCGGAGAAGGTCCGCCTCATTGGCGCCGGCATCATCGCCGTCGGCGCTGTCTGGACGGTCGCCTCCCTCGGCCGCTCGATCCTGGGAAGCATCCGTTCCGCCTTCGCTGCGGCGCAGGGCGGCGGGAAGGCCCTGCGCCAGTTGCCACGCCAGGAGCGCGACCTGCCGATCACCTGGGTTGCGGGCACCTCGCTCCTGCTTGCATTGCCCCTCGCCTGGCTGTTCTTCCATTTCAGCGCGGAGGCCGAACTGGGGGGGCTGCGCTTCGCGCTGGTCGCGGTCGCCACCGTCTTCACGGTCGGCTTCGGCTTCCTGATGGCGGCCGCCTGCGGCTATCTCGCGGGCCTTCTCGGCTCGTCCTCCAGCCCGATCTCCGGCATCGGAATCCTGACGACGCTCCTCGCGGCTCTGCTGCTCCCGCTGCTGCTCGGCCGCTCCGCCGGGCCGGAGGGCGAGCGTTTCGTCGTCGCCGCCGTCCTGCTCCTGTCGGCCATCGTCGTCACCACCGCCTCGATCGCCAACGACAACCTTCAGGATCTCAAGACCGGCCAACTCGTCGATGCCACCCCCTGGCGCCAGCAGGTGGCGCTGGCGGCGGGCGTCGCGGTGGGCGCCCTGGTGATCGCCCCACTGCTCGACCTTCTCTACAACGCCTACGGTTTCGTCGGTGCCCTGCCGCGCGAGGGCATGGACGAGGCCGCCGCCCTTCCTGCCCCCCAGGCCGCGCTGATGACGCAGATCGCCGGCGGCATCGTGCGCAACGAATTGCCCTGGTCGATGGTGGGGACGGGGGCCGGCCTCGGGGCGATCCTCGTTGCGGCGGAGGCGCGTCTGCGCCGCAGCGGCCGTTCTTTTCCGGCACTCACCGTCGGGATCGGCATGTACCTGCCGCTCGAGGTGGTGGTGACGATCGCCTTCGGCGGCCTCGTCGCCCGCCTCGCCGAGCGTCGGCTGCGCGAGGCGGGCGCCGCGGCGCGGGCCGGAGGACGCCGCCGCGGCGTCCTGCTGGCCTCGGGCTTCCTCGTGGGCGAGAGCGTCGTCGGCGTCCTACTCGCCGCCGCCGACACGCTGAGTGGACGCGGCGGTTCCCTCGCCTTCGCGGCCGATGCGCTGGGCGGAGCAGAGCCGTGGCTCGGCCCCATCGTCTTCCTGCTGGTGCTGACCGCCTTCTACCGCATCGCTTCGCGCACGGACGAGGCGGGCCGCCGCGGCGACACCTGA
- a CDS encoding ABC transporter permease: protein MNAHASSLPRRQSHLDVYLRVLSALMLRDMRSRFGGNYWGYLVQVLWPCVHLGIIVGAMTFRGIKSPMGDDPMVFVASGALPALAFQYISREVMKGYMVHKPLTYFPQVKRFDTVVARILVEIVSSFLGVCLVCVVLVCFGADPVPVDMTMAITGYLTAIALGIGVGTINVGICSVFPGWALGYILVTLTLYLTSGVYFMACYMPDEIYYYMKWNPITQLIEWVRLGYDPTIPVQIDYLYLFGWVFGSLTIGLLMERYIVRAQQ, encoded by the coding sequence ATGAACGCCCACGCCTCGTCCCTGCCGCGCCGTCAGAGCCATCTCGACGTCTACCTGCGCGTCCTCAGCGCCCTGATGCTGCGCGACATGCGCAGCCGCTTCGGCGGAAACTACTGGGGCTACCTGGTACAGGTGCTCTGGCCCTGCGTGCATCTCGGGATCATCGTCGGCGCCATGACATTCCGCGGAATCAAGTCGCCCATGGGTGACGATCCGATGGTCTTCGTCGCCTCGGGCGCATTGCCGGCCCTCGCCTTCCAGTACATCTCCCGCGAGGTGATGAAAGGCTACATGGTTCACAAGCCGCTGACTTATTTCCCGCAAGTAAAGCGCTTCGATACCGTCGTCGCACGCATCCTCGTCGAGATCGTCAGCAGCTTCTTGGGCGTCTGTCTCGTGTGTGTCGTCCTCGTCTGCTTCGGTGCCGACCCCGTTCCGGTCGACATGACGATGGCCATCACTGGCTATCTGACGGCGATTGCACTCGGGATCGGTGTTGGGACGATCAATGTCGGGATATGTTCGGTCTTTCCTGGATGGGCTCTTGGTTATATCTTGGTGACGCTCACATTGTATTTAACGAGCGGTGTGTATTTTATGGCATGTTATATGCCAGACGAAATTTACTACTATATGAAATGGAATCCGATCACGCAGCTCATCGAATGGGTTCGCTTGGGATACGACCCCACGATCCCCGTTCAGATCGATTACCTCTATCTCTTCGGTTGGGTCTTCGGCAGCCTCACCATCGGACTTCTCATGGAGCGCTACATCGTTCGGGCTCAGCAGTAG
- a CDS encoding YihY/virulence factor BrkB family protein → MPTPDRVVPDAAAAADNPRYPALWTMALATALLGIVALPRRSGRPADRAANRDGDRARGSSGGDAARKESPSHEGADAHRVARTEPDRGRSADKPTEVPVEGWKDILKRTYRDIGENRLTLVSAGVTFFVLLAIFPAIAALVSVYGLIADVSTINHQIEALRGVLPSGGVDIVAEQVKRVTEKGDTTLGLTALIGIALSVWSANGGVKHVFDALNLVYNERERRGFFKLNLVSLAFTAGALFFIVLALAGIVAVPVAIQFLGLSGDAWWLALLRWPVLFAIVLLMLAMLYRYGPSRDAPRWRWVTPGGMAAAFLWLAGSLLFSWYVSNFGSYDKTYGSLGAAIGFMTWIWISTTIVLLGAQLNAELEHQTAKDTTVGAPRPLGTRDARMADTVGAAA, encoded by the coding sequence ATGCCTACACCCGATCGCGTCGTTCCCGACGCCGCTGCCGCGGCGGACAACCCCCGCTACCCGGCCTTGTGGACTATGGCACTGGCGACGGCGCTGCTCGGGATTGTCGCTCTCCCACGCCGGTCGGGACGGCCCGCGGATCGTGCTGCGAACCGTGACGGGGATCGTGCGCGCGGCTCGTCGGGCGGCGATGCGGCACGCAAGGAATCGCCCTCCCACGAGGGCGCCGACGCCCATCGGGTTGCACGGACCGAGCCGGACCGTGGCCGCTCCGCCGACAAGCCGACGGAGGTGCCGGTCGAAGGGTGGAAGGACATCCTGAAGCGGACTTACCGGGATATCGGCGAGAATCGCCTGACCCTGGTATCGGCGGGCGTGACCTTCTTCGTCCTCCTCGCCATCTTCCCCGCCATTGCCGCACTCGTATCCGTCTATGGCCTGATCGCCGACGTTTCGACCATCAACCACCAGATCGAGGCGTTGCGCGGCGTCCTTCCCTCCGGCGGTGTCGACATCGTCGCCGAGCAGGTGAAGCGTGTGACGGAGAAGGGCGATACGACCTTGGGGCTGACCGCCCTCATCGGCATCGCCCTTTCAGTCTGGAGCGCCAATGGCGGCGTGAAACACGTCTTCGATGCGCTCAACCTCGTCTACAACGAGCGTGAGCGACGCGGCTTCTTCAAGCTCAACCTCGTCTCGCTGGCCTTCACCGCGGGCGCGCTGTTCTTCATCGTGCTGGCGCTCGCCGGTATCGTCGCGGTGCCGGTGGCGATTCAGTTTCTGGGTCTGTCGGGCGACGCGTGGTGGCTGGCTCTGCTGCGCTGGCCGGTCCTGTTCGCAATCGTCCTCCTGATGCTCGCCATGCTCTACCGCTACGGGCCCAGTCGGGACGCGCCGCGTTGGCGTTGGGTGACGCCGGGCGGCATGGCCGCCGCCTTCCTGTGGCTGGCCGGCTCGCTGCTGTTCTCGTGGTACGTCTCGAATTTCGGCAGCTACGATAAGACTTACGGCTCGCTCGGCGCCGCCATCGGATTCATGACCTGGATCTGGATCTCCACCACGATCGTGCTGCTCGGCGCGCAACTCAACGCCGAACTCGAACACCAGACCGCCAAGGACACCACCGTTGGCGCGCCGAGACCGCTCGGCACGCGTGACGCCCGCATGGCGGACACGGTGGGAGCCGCTGCCTGA